In the genome of Palaemon carinicauda isolate YSFRI2023 chromosome 15, ASM3689809v2, whole genome shotgun sequence, one region contains:
- the LOC137653917 gene encoding uncharacterized protein gives MKRDATFRDVIGHPTEEESKDEIERKRKETQDMKHRLSEEVELNRIKDNKIQQLEEEKLEKDVANKYWEKETLKIDEELQETKSELKREKTVRKVLEEELNLAKQKTEELRRDKLIAKTRVDNVEKLFEEVEMIIERKTTELKIVGEEKEKLKEELMKEETVRKGLEKELNLAKQVAEELTQDKLRAKTRLENVEKLFEEVEMIVERKTTELEIVEEEKEKLKEELMKEEGLRKVLEEELNLAKQEAEELRQVKLIAKTRVDKVEKLFEGIEMIIERKTTELEIVEEEKEKLKEELMKEETVRTVLEELNLAKQETEKLRRDLLIVKNLADK, from the coding sequence ATGAAGAGAGATGCGACATTTAGAGATGTGATTGGTCACCCGACAGAAGAAGAAAGCAAAGACGAAATTGAGAGAAAAAGGAAGGAAACGCAAGATATGAAACATAGACTTAGTGAAGAAGTGGAACTAAACAGGATAAAGGACAATAAAATCCAACAGCTTGAAgaggaaaaactggaaaaggacgtTGCAAATAAATATTGGGAAAAAGAAACGCTCAAAATAGACGAAGAGTTGCAAGAGACTAAATCAGAATTGAAACGAGAAAAGACAGTACGAAAGGTATTAGAAGAAGAGCTAAATCTTGCTAAGCAAAAAACAGAAGAACTTAGGAGAGATAAATTGATAGCAAAAACTAGAGTTgataatgttgaaaaattatttgaagaagtagagatgattattgaaagaaagacaacagaactgaaaatagttggagaagagaaagaaaagctaaaagaggagttaatgaaagaAGAGACAGTAAGAAAAGGATTGGAAAAAGAGCTAAATCTAGCTAAGCAAGTAGCAGAAGAACTTACGCAAGATAAATTGAGAGCAAAAACTAGacttgaaaatgttgaaaaattatttgaagaagtaGAGATGATTGTTGAAAGAAAGACAACAGAACtagaaatagttgaagaagagaaagaaaagctaaaagaggagttaatgaaagaGGAGGGATTAAGGAAAGTATTAGAAGAAGAGCTAAATCTTGCTAAGCAAGAAGCAGAAGAACTTAGACAAGTTAAATTGATAGCAAAAACTAGAGTTGATAAAGTTGAAAAACTATTTGAAGGAATAGAGATGATTATTGAAAGAAAGACAACAGAACtagaaatagttgaagaagagaaagaaaagctaaaagaggagttaatgaaagaAGAGACAGTAAGAACAGTATTAGAAGAGCTAAATCTTGCTAAGCAAGAAACAGAAAAACTTAGGAGAGATTTATTGATAGTAAAAAATTTAGCTGATAAGTAG
- the LOC137653916 gene encoding BICD family-like cargo adapter 1: MDESEETITMEGEQAPPNESLNLDTDQEEATGYKQRVERLKMFQPGKATDARKNEDGEFAAKENQTDLFKKEIEDLQEKLRERDSTIALMKEEIGVRTRQTEQLQDRLIEEERRSNQLERKCDRYAKVLEEKLVQICHFEKEQANRNEKIDRLRKELETILIEMNKTKDNLQEQVYMIEEILEYKGRIENEYEGKVEKSEVQKFVKEIGFWQKVAMIVKEELKFTKEELQEENALR; the protein is encoded by the coding sequence ATGGACGAATCGGAGGAGACAATTACCATGGAAGGTGAACAAGCACCTCCAAACGAATCACTTAACCTGGACACGGATCAAGAGGAGGCAACAGGATACAAGCAGAGAGTGGAGAGGTTGAAAATGTTTCAACCTGGAAAAGCTACTGACGCAAGGAAAAATGAAGACGGAGAGTTTGCAGCGAAAGAAAACCAAACAGATCTCTTCAAGAAGGAAATAGAAGATCTCCAGGAGAAATTAAGAGAAAGAGATTCGACTATTGCCCTAATGAAAGAGGAGATCGGGGTGAGGACGAGGCAAACCGAGCAGTTACAGGACCGGttgattgaagaagaaagaaggtcCAACCAACTAGAGCGAAAATGTGATCGCTATGCAAAGGTACTCGAGGAAAAGCTAGTTCAAATTTGCCACTTTGAAAAAGAACAAGCGAATCGCAATGAAAAAATCGATCGCTTGCGAAAGGAACTTGAAACAATACTAATTGAAATGAACAAAACTAAAGATAATTTGCAAGAGCAAGTGTATATGATAGAGGAAATTCTAGAATATAAAGgaagaattgaaaatgaatatgaaggaaaagtaGAGAAGAGTGAAGTTCAGAAATTTGTGAAGGAAATCGGATTTTGGCAGAAGGTAGCAATGATAGTTAAAGAAGAGTTGAAGTTCACTAAGGAAGAATTACAGGAAGAAAATGCACTCCGGTAA